In a genomic window of Mercenaria mercenaria strain notata chromosome 19, MADL_Memer_1, whole genome shotgun sequence:
- the LOC123543002 gene encoding CUB and sushi domain-containing protein 3-like, whose product MFTTIGNAPVKFQSDCPKCIPICINNGTVLGNLNEVGSKIHYKCNHGYRDKNRIVSAVCKEDGTWNVTANCTRVCNDLPTLHNQTVSLDKMNGNFFMETATVACHTGYQKCVGTIKRTVSDDWENAACDPLGYLYCGNPVSPANGTIVSNSGTILLDTATVTCDDRYQSSVDVISCTASGQWDTVTCDRISCGNPVSPANGTIVPIGDTMFLDTASVTCDDGYQSSVDVINCTASGEWNTRPCEICLHGQLCDMHSKQCKYKECIPTRINNGTVLGNLNEVGSKIRYKCNHGYRDKNRIKSAVCKEDGTWNVTANCTRGIDSIVFKGKKSSRSV is encoded by the exons atgttcaccactataggaAATGcacccgtcaagtttcagtcagattgcccaa AATGCATACCTATATGCATTAACAATGGCACAGTATTGGGAAACTTGAACGAAGTAGGCAGTAAGATTCACTACAAATGTAACCATGGATATAGGGACAAGAACCGAATAGTAAGTGCTGTGTGCAAAGAGGACGGTACATGGAATGTGACGGCCAACTGTACAAGAG TTTGCAATGATCTACCCACTCTTCACAATCAAACTGTTTCACTGgacaaaatgaatgggaactTTTTTATGGAAACAGCTACCGTAGCATGTCACACGGGGTATCAGAAATGTGTTGGCACTATCAAACGTACTGTCTCAGATGACTGGGAAAATGCAGCTTGTGATCCACTTGGCTACTTAT aCTGCGGAAATCCAGTTTCTCCAGCTAATGGGACCATAGTCTCTAATAGTGGTACCATCCTCCTGGATACAGCAACCGTTACATGTGATGACAGGTACCAGAGCAGTGTTGATGTTATCAGTTGTACAGCTTCTGGACAATGGGACACTGTTACCTGTGATCGAATAT CCTGTGGAAATCCGGTATCTCCAGCTAATGGGACCATAGTTCCTATTGGTGATACAATGTTCCTGGATACAGCAAGCGTTACTTGTGATGACGGGTACCAGAGCAGTGTTGATGTTATCAATTGTACAGCTTCTGGGGAATGGAACACT AGACCTTGCGAGATATGTTTGCATGGTCAGCTGTGTGATATGCATTCAAAACAATGCAAGTATAAAG AATGCATACCTACACGCATTAACAATGGCACAGTACTGGGAAACTTGAACGAAGTAGGCAGTAAGATTCGCTACAAATGTAACCATGGATATAGGGACAAGAACAGAATAAAGAGTGCTGTGTGCAAAGAGGACGGTACTTGGAATGTGACGGCCAACTGTACAAGAG GCATAGACTCCATCGTATTCAAAGGGAAAAAATCTAGTAGATCTGTTTGA